From Streptomyces sp. CMB-StM0423, a single genomic window includes:
- a CDS encoding aromatase/cyclase translates to MTTREVEHTIEISAPAGTIYTLLADVGHWPRIFPPTIYADREETGPDEERIRIWATANGAAKNWMSRRFLYPAERRIRFRQEVSTPPVAEMGGTWIIEELGAGGSRVRLLHDYRAIGDDPDDLAWIDRAVDTNSTTELASLKENVERAHAADRDELTFSFSDEVRIEGTAKDAFDFINEAGQWPERLPHVATVRFSEDTPGLQSLEMDTRAKDGSTHTTKSYRVAFAPHRIAYKQVTLPALMTLHTGIWTFEEDGDGGAVTATSQHTVTLNTDNIARVLGEQATVADARAYVQGALSANSSATLGHAKDYAERMA, encoded by the coding sequence ATGACAACTCGCGAGGTCGAGCACACGATCGAGATCAGTGCTCCCGCCGGCACCATCTACACCCTGCTGGCCGACGTCGGCCACTGGCCGCGGATCTTCCCGCCGACGATCTACGCCGACCGGGAGGAGACCGGCCCGGACGAGGAGCGCATCAGGATCTGGGCCACCGCCAACGGCGCGGCCAAGAACTGGATGTCGCGCCGCTTCCTGTACCCGGCGGAACGGCGCATCCGGTTCCGCCAGGAGGTCAGCACCCCGCCGGTCGCCGAGATGGGCGGCACCTGGATCATCGAGGAACTCGGCGCGGGCGGGTCGCGGGTGCGGCTGCTGCACGACTACCGGGCGATCGGTGACGACCCGGACGACCTGGCCTGGATCGACCGGGCCGTGGACACCAACAGCACCACCGAGCTGGCCTCGCTGAAGGAGAACGTCGAGCGGGCGCACGCCGCCGACCGGGACGAGCTGACCTTCTCCTTCTCCGACGAGGTACGGATCGAGGGCACCGCCAAGGACGCCTTCGACTTCATCAACGAGGCCGGCCAGTGGCCCGAGCGGCTGCCGCACGTGGCGACCGTGCGCTTCAGCGAGGACACCCCGGGGCTGCAGTCCCTGGAGATGGACACCCGGGCGAAGGACGGCTCGACGCACACCACCAAGTCCTACCGGGTGGCCTTCGCACCGCACCGGATCGCCTACAAGCAGGTGACGCTGCCCGCGCTGATGACCCTGCACACGGGGATCTGGACCTTCGAGGAGGACGGCGACGGCGGCGCGGTCACCGCCACCTCCCAGCACACCGTCACCCTCAACACCGACAACATCGCCCGCGTCCTGGGCGAGCAGGCCACCGTGGCGGACGCCCGTGCGTACGTCCAGGGCGCGCTCAGCGCCAACAGCAGCGCCACTCTGGGGCACGCCAAGGACTACGCGGAGCGGATGGCCTGA
- a CDS encoding FAD-dependent monooxygenase gives MSAQDGVPGVPAGGSPRTTRLDAQVIIVGAGPVGLMLAGELSLRGVRVVVVEQRHGPTTESRASTLHARTMEIFDSRGLLPDVGNPPNATRGHFGGIPLDLTLPGAHPGQWKVPQAKTESVLEEWALSLGADIHCGTRLRVLGVTQEGDSVEAEAVGRDGEVVRLRAAYLVACDGQDSTVRRLTSAPFPGHGAARELLRADVAGIEVPDRRFERLPRGLAIAARREDGVTRVMVHEFGAPVRASGEPDFAGFCATWRRVTGEDISGGTPLWVNSFHDANRQLASYRQGRILYAGDAAHQQLPIGGQALNLGVQDAFNLGWKLAATVLGRAPAGLLDSYHTERHAVGRAVLGNIRAQALLLLGGHDNDPLRTVLTELIGHETVRTTLAGAVSGLGIRYDAGGPPHPLLGARLPHARLLVAGAPRTTAELLRSGRGLLLGLGGAPPAGADDWGDRVDVVTAEPETAGADAAAGQLDGAGALLVRPDGYVAWAGDRRGDGLAEALGRWFGAPGGARGRATAPGTARQTERTHTPAPVHHGPA, from the coding sequence ATGAGCGCGCAGGACGGCGTCCCGGGCGTACCGGCCGGAGGTTCCCCGCGGACCACCCGGCTCGACGCCCAGGTGATCATCGTGGGGGCGGGGCCCGTGGGGCTGATGCTTGCGGGCGAACTCAGCCTGCGCGGCGTCCGCGTGGTGGTCGTCGAGCAGCGGCACGGGCCGACGACGGAGTCGCGGGCCTCCACCCTGCACGCCAGGACCATGGAGATCTTCGACTCGCGCGGGCTTCTCCCCGATGTCGGCAACCCGCCGAACGCCACCCGCGGCCACTTCGGCGGCATCCCCCTCGACCTGACACTGCCCGGCGCGCACCCGGGGCAGTGGAAGGTGCCGCAGGCCAAGACGGAGTCGGTGCTGGAGGAGTGGGCGCTGTCGCTGGGCGCCGACATCCACTGCGGCACCCGGCTGCGGGTGCTGGGCGTCACCCAGGAGGGCGACTCCGTCGAGGCCGAGGCCGTCGGCAGGGACGGCGAGGTGGTGCGGCTGCGGGCCGCGTACCTCGTCGCCTGCGACGGCCAGGACTCGACGGTACGCAGGCTGACCTCGGCCCCGTTCCCCGGCCACGGTGCCGCCCGCGAGCTGCTGCGCGCCGACGTCGCGGGCATCGAGGTGCCGGACCGCAGGTTCGAGCGGCTGCCCCGCGGGCTCGCGATCGCCGCCCGCCGCGAGGACGGCGTGACCCGCGTGATGGTGCACGAGTTCGGCGCCCCCGTACGCGCCTCGGGCGAGCCGGACTTCGCCGGATTCTGCGCCACCTGGCGGCGGGTGACGGGCGAGGACATCAGCGGCGGCACCCCGCTGTGGGTCAACAGCTTCCACGACGCCAACCGCCAGCTCGCCTCGTACCGGCAGGGCCGCATCCTCTACGCGGGGGACGCCGCCCACCAGCAACTGCCCATCGGCGGCCAGGCGCTGAACCTCGGCGTGCAGGACGCCTTCAACCTGGGCTGGAAGCTGGCCGCCACGGTCCTCGGCCGGGCTCCGGCGGGGCTGCTCGACTCGTACCACACCGAACGGCACGCGGTCGGCCGCGCGGTGCTCGGCAACATCCGCGCGCAGGCGCTGCTCCTGCTGGGCGGGCACGACAACGACCCGCTGCGCACCGTGCTGACCGAACTCATCGGCCACGAGACGGTACGTACCACCCTCGCCGGCGCCGTCAGCGGACTCGGCATCCGCTACGACGCCGGCGGCCCCCCGCACCCCCTGCTCGGCGCGCGGCTGCCGCACGCCCGGCTCCTGGTCGCCGGCGCCCCGCGGACCACGGCGGAGCTGCTGCGCTCCGGCCGCGGCCTGCTGCTCGGCCTCGGCGGCGCGCCGCCGGCCGGCGCGGACGACTGGGGGGACCGGGTCGACGTGGTCACGGCGGAGCCGGAGACCGCGGGCGCAGACGCCGCGGCCGGGCAACTCGACGGCGCCGGCGCCCTGCTCGTACGCCCCGACGGCTACGTGGCCTGGGCCGGCGACCGGCGCGGCGACGGTCTGGCGGAGGCGCTCGGGCGGTGGTTCGGCGCACCCGGCGGGGCACGCGGCCGCGCCACCGCGCCCGGCACCGCGCGGCAGACGGAACGCACCCACACCCCGGCCCCCGTGCACCACGGGCCGGCCTGA
- a CDS encoding phosphopantetheine-binding protein has product MTDKPFTLDDLKRVLLQAAGADESTDLDGDILDATFEVLGYESLALLETAGQIEREYGISLDDDALADDLTPRTLIDLVNGHLAAARATTA; this is encoded by the coding sequence ATGACCGACAAACCCTTCACCCTCGACGACCTCAAGCGGGTCCTGCTCCAGGCCGCCGGCGCCGACGAGTCCACGGACCTGGACGGCGACATCCTCGACGCCACCTTCGAGGTCCTGGGCTACGAGTCGCTGGCGCTGCTGGAGACCGCGGGCCAGATCGAGCGCGAGTACGGGATCTCCCTCGACGACGACGCGCTGGCGGACGACCTGACCCCGCGCACCCTGATCGACCTCGTCAACGGCCACCTGGCCGCGGCCCGCGCCACCACCGCCTGA
- a CDS encoding FAD-dependent monooxygenase: protein MDTDVIVVGAGPTGLMLAGELRLGGARVVVLERLARPTGQSRGLGFTARAMETFDQRGLLPRFGQGETLEISPMGHFGGVQFDYTVLADGHFGARGIPQNETEAVLEEWAAELGADIRRGTELVEIADGFADGDHVEVAVATAGGVERLRAAYLVGCDGGQSRTRKLAGFDFPGLPATRTMFLADVLGCHLKPRFLGERLPNGMVMAAPLREGVDRIIVCPHGAPARDRDDDVTFAEVARAWQHITGEDISGGTADWVSSFSDATRQVGEYRRGRVLLAGDAAHIHLPAGGQGLSTGVQDAANLGWKLAAEIRGTAPAGLLDSYHAERHAVGRRLLMNTRAQGIVFLGGEQSDPLRELFTELIGGYDDVKRHLAGIVSHLDIRYDLTAADATDGTDTPGSAAPVHPLLGRRIGMRPLTGAGGDTDTVRLLRGGRGVLLDLADDAALRSAAAPWADRVDVVTAVAKPPEDGDDLLAGAGAVLVRPDGYVAWAGGDTEKDLSAALGRWFGAGRSA, encoded by the coding sequence GTGGATACAGATGTGATCGTCGTCGGCGCCGGCCCGACCGGGCTGATGCTGGCGGGAGAGCTGCGGCTCGGCGGGGCCCGCGTGGTGGTGCTGGAGCGCCTCGCGCGGCCGACGGGACAGTCGCGCGGACTCGGCTTCACCGCGCGCGCGATGGAGACCTTCGACCAGCGCGGGCTGCTGCCCCGCTTCGGGCAGGGCGAGACGCTGGAGATCAGCCCGATGGGGCACTTCGGCGGCGTGCAGTTCGACTACACGGTGCTCGCGGACGGCCACTTCGGCGCCCGCGGCATCCCGCAGAACGAGACCGAGGCGGTGCTGGAGGAGTGGGCCGCGGAGCTGGGCGCGGACATCCGCCGCGGCACCGAACTGGTCGAGATCGCCGACGGGTTCGCCGACGGCGACCACGTGGAGGTGGCGGTCGCCACGGCCGGCGGCGTGGAGCGGCTGCGGGCCGCGTACCTCGTCGGCTGCGACGGCGGCCAGAGCCGCACCCGCAAGCTCGCCGGTTTCGACTTCCCGGGGCTGCCCGCGACCCGCACGATGTTCCTCGCCGACGTGCTCGGCTGCCACCTCAAGCCCCGCTTCCTCGGTGAGCGGCTGCCCAACGGCATGGTGATGGCGGCGCCGCTCCGCGAGGGCGTGGACCGCATCATCGTCTGCCCGCATGGCGCGCCCGCCCGCGACCGCGACGACGACGTGACCTTCGCCGAGGTGGCGCGCGCCTGGCAGCACATCACCGGCGAGGACATCAGCGGCGGCACCGCCGACTGGGTCAGCTCGTTCAGCGACGCCACCCGGCAGGTCGGCGAGTACCGCAGGGGCCGGGTGCTGCTGGCGGGCGACGCCGCCCACATCCACCTGCCGGCCGGCGGCCAGGGGTTGAGCACCGGCGTGCAGGACGCGGCGAACCTCGGCTGGAAGCTGGCCGCGGAGATCCGCGGCACGGCCCCGGCCGGGCTGCTCGACAGCTACCACGCGGAGCGGCACGCGGTCGGGCGGCGGCTGCTGATGAACACCCGCGCGCAGGGCATCGTGTTCCTCGGCGGGGAGCAGTCGGACCCGCTGCGGGAGCTGTTCACCGAGCTGATCGGCGGCTACGACGACGTCAAGCGGCACCTGGCGGGCATCGTGAGCCACCTCGACATCCGCTACGACCTCACCGCGGCGGACGCGACGGACGGCACGGACACCCCCGGCTCCGCCGCCCCGGTGCACCCGCTGCTCGGCCGCCGGATCGGCATGCGCCCGCTGACCGGCGCCGGCGGCGACACCGACACCGTACGGCTGTTGCGCGGCGGCCGCGGCGTGCTGCTCGACCTTGCCGACGACGCCGCCCTCAGGTCCGCCGCGGCGCCGTGGGCGGACCGGGTCGACGTGGTGACCGCGGTGGCCAAGCCGCCCGAGGACGGCGACGACCTGCTCGCCGGCGCCGGCGCCG
- the fabG gene encoding 3-oxoacyl-ACP reductase FabG, with protein sequence MTHQPARVALVTGATSGIGLSVATLLASQGYQVFLGARTEDGVVATVKSLKDKGYDVEGQVLDVRDTDSIESFVRAAVETFGDVAVLVNNAGRSGGGVTADIADELWDDVIDTNLNSVFRMTRAVLTLGGMRNRDTGRIINIASTAGKQGVVLGAPYSASKHGVVGFTKALGNELAPTGITVNAVCPGYVETPMAQRVRQGYAAAYETTEAAILTKFQAKIPLGRYSTPDEVAGMVGYLASDTAASVTSQALNVCGGLGNF encoded by the coding sequence ATGACACACCAGCCGGCACGCGTCGCCCTCGTCACCGGCGCGACCAGCGGCATCGGCCTGTCCGTCGCCACGCTGCTCGCCTCGCAGGGCTACCAGGTGTTCCTCGGCGCCCGTACCGAGGACGGCGTCGTCGCCACCGTGAAGTCCCTGAAGGACAAGGGGTACGACGTCGAGGGCCAGGTGCTCGACGTGCGCGACACCGACTCGATCGAGAGCTTCGTCCGGGCCGCCGTCGAGACCTTCGGCGACGTCGCCGTCCTCGTCAACAACGCCGGCAGGTCCGGCGGCGGCGTCACCGCCGACATCGCCGACGAGCTGTGGGACGACGTCATCGACACCAACCTCAACAGCGTCTTCCGCATGACCCGTGCCGTGCTGACGCTCGGCGGGATGCGCAACCGCGACACCGGCCGCATCATCAACATCGCCTCGACCGCGGGCAAGCAGGGCGTCGTGCTCGGCGCCCCCTACTCGGCCTCCAAGCACGGCGTCGTCGGCTTCACCAAGGCGCTCGGCAACGAGCTGGCGCCCACCGGCATCACCGTGAACGCCGTCTGCCCCGGCTATGTCGAGACCCCGATGGCGCAGCGGGTGCGGCAGGGCTACGCCGCCGCGTACGAGACGACCGAGGCCGCGATCCTCACCAAGTTCCAGGCGAAGATCCCGCTCGGCCGCTACAGCACCCCCGACGAGGTCGCCGGCATGGTCGGCTACCTCGCCTCCGACACCGCCGCTTCCGTCACCTCCCAGGCGCTGAACGTCTGCGGCGGCCTCGGCAACTTCTGA
- a CDS encoding ketosynthase chain-length factor: MTAVAVTGLGIAAPNGLGTADYWAATRGGKSGIGRITRFDPSGYPARLAGEIPGFVDADHLPSRLLPQTDRVTRLALTAADWALADAGVDTGAFDPLDMGVITASHAGGFEFGQYELQSLWSKGSQYVSAYQSFAWFYAVNSGQISIRHGMKGPSGVVVTDEAGGLDALAQARRQIRKGTPLVVSGAVDASICPWGWVAQLAAGRMSERDEPTRAYVPFDRDATGYVPGEGGAILVLEDAAAARARGARSYGEIAGYGATLEPGPEAGPGHVHRRALRRSIEIALADAGLDTGDVDVVFADGAGVPEEDAAEAETLCQVFGPRAVPVTVPKSMTGRLYSGAAALDVAAALLAMCDGVIPPTVHVDPCPEYDLDLVLHQARPAAALRHALVLARGHGGFNAAMVLRAHPTTTG, encoded by the coding sequence ATGACCGCGGTCGCGGTCACCGGCCTGGGCATCGCCGCGCCCAACGGCCTGGGCACCGCCGACTACTGGGCGGCCACCCGCGGCGGCAAGAGCGGCATCGGCCGCATCACCCGGTTCGACCCGTCCGGCTATCCGGCGCGGCTGGCGGGGGAGATCCCCGGCTTCGTGGACGCCGACCACCTGCCCAGCAGGCTGCTGCCGCAGACGGACCGCGTCACGCGGCTCGCGCTGACCGCGGCCGACTGGGCGCTGGCCGACGCGGGCGTCGACACCGGGGCGTTCGACCCGCTGGACATGGGCGTGATCACCGCGAGCCACGCGGGCGGCTTCGAGTTCGGCCAGTACGAGCTGCAGAGCCTGTGGTCCAAGGGCAGCCAGTACGTGTCCGCGTACCAGTCCTTCGCCTGGTTCTACGCGGTCAACAGCGGCCAGATCTCCATCCGGCACGGCATGAAGGGGCCCAGCGGCGTCGTCGTCACCGACGAGGCCGGCGGTCTCGACGCGCTGGCGCAGGCCCGCCGGCAGATCCGCAAGGGCACGCCCCTGGTGGTCTCCGGCGCCGTCGACGCCTCGATCTGCCCGTGGGGCTGGGTGGCGCAGTTGGCCGCCGGGCGGATGAGCGAACGGGACGAGCCGACGCGCGCGTACGTGCCCTTCGACCGCGACGCCACCGGCTACGTGCCGGGGGAGGGCGGCGCGATCCTCGTCCTGGAGGACGCCGCCGCCGCCCGCGCCCGCGGCGCCCGGAGCTACGGGGAGATCGCCGGCTACGGCGCCACCCTGGAGCCCGGACCCGAGGCCGGCCCCGGGCACGTACACCGGCGGGCGCTGCGCCGGTCGATCGAGATCGCCCTGGCCGACGCCGGGCTGGACACCGGCGACGTGGACGTCGTCTTCGCCGACGGCGCGGGCGTGCCCGAGGAGGACGCGGCCGAGGCCGAGACGCTGTGCCAGGTCTTCGGGCCGCGCGCGGTGCCGGTCACCGTGCCCAAGTCGATGACCGGCCGGCTCTACTCGGGCGCCGCGGCGCTGGACGTGGCGGCCGCGCTGCTGGCCATGTGCGACGGCGTCATCCCGCCCACCGTGCACGTCGACCCCTGCCCCGAGTACGACCTCGACCTCGTGCTGCACCAGGCCAGGCCGGCCGCGGCGCTGCGGCACGCGCTCGTACTCGCGCGCGGCCACGGCGGCTTCAACGCCGCCATGGTGCTGCGCGCCCACCCGACCACCACCGGCTGA